A single region of the Streptomyces virginiae genome encodes:
- a CDS encoding sensor histidine kinase: MDNGRGAGGGIGAVLRAPVEGRTWRELGYLLIGLPLSTVYFSLAIAGVSLGAGLLVTFLGVPVLAGVLAMCRGFGHVERARVRGLLGADIPAPAPIRAKKAGPLAAMGALLKSGSAWRHVLYSVVHFPWAVFSFCLSLVLWACGWAYLLYPLWFWVFPAFTDQPGLQLFQNDDYTFYLDSPGTIALTSLIGLALTLATPWVIRALTTVDRVMVGGLLGASSLATRVSELESDRGVVVDTAAADLRRIERDLHDGAQARLVALAMDLGLAKEKLTEDPQAAARMVDEAHGEVKIALQELRDLARGIHPAVLTDRGLDAALSSVASRCAVPVRVAVDLPARPAAAIEGIAYFTVSELLQNVSKHALARSASVDVWKSGERLLIQVADDGRGGAGTREGTGLAGLTERLDAVDGVLVVDSPVGGGTTVTAELPWRP, translated from the coding sequence ATGGACAACGGCAGAGGCGCGGGCGGCGGGATCGGCGCGGTGCTGCGGGCTCCGGTCGAGGGGCGGACCTGGCGGGAGCTCGGGTACCTGCTGATCGGGCTGCCACTGAGCACGGTGTACTTCTCGCTCGCCATCGCCGGCGTGAGCCTGGGCGCCGGACTGCTCGTCACCTTCCTCGGGGTTCCGGTTCTCGCCGGTGTGCTCGCCATGTGCCGGGGCTTCGGGCACGTGGAGCGGGCCCGGGTGCGTGGGCTGCTCGGGGCGGACATCCCCGCCCCCGCGCCGATCCGGGCGAAGAAGGCCGGTCCGCTCGCCGCCATGGGTGCGCTGCTCAAGAGCGGGAGCGCCTGGCGGCACGTGCTGTACTCGGTCGTCCACTTCCCGTGGGCGGTGTTCTCGTTCTGCCTGTCCCTGGTGCTGTGGGCGTGCGGGTGGGCGTACCTGCTGTACCCGCTGTGGTTCTGGGTGTTCCCGGCCTTCACCGACCAGCCCGGTCTGCAGCTCTTCCAGAACGACGACTACACCTTCTACCTCGACTCGCCCGGCACGATCGCCCTGACCAGCCTGATCGGGCTGGCCCTCACCCTCGCCACCCCCTGGGTGATCCGGGCCCTGACCACCGTCGATCGCGTGATGGTCGGCGGGCTGCTCGGGGCGTCGAGCCTGGCCACCCGGGTCAGCGAGCTGGAGTCCGACCGCGGGGTGGTCGTGGACACCGCCGCCGCCGACCTGCGGCGCATCGAGCGGGATCTGCACGACGGGGCGCAGGCCCGGCTGGTGGCGCTGGCGATGGATCTGGGGCTGGCGAAGGAGAAGCTGACCGAGGATCCGCAGGCCGCCGCCCGGATGGTGGACGAGGCGCACGGTGAGGTGAAGATCGCCCTCCAGGAGCTGCGTGACCTGGCTCGTGGGATCCACCCGGCCGTGCTGACCGACCGGGGGCTGGACGCGGCGCTGTCCTCGGTGGCCTCGCGGTGCGCGGTGCCGGTACGGGTGGCCGTGGATCTGCCGGCCCGGCCCGCGGCGGCGATCGAGGGGATCGCGTACTTCACGGTCTCGGAGCTGCTGCAGAACGTCAGCAAGCACGCGCTGGCCCGGTCGGCCTCGGTGGACGTGTGGAAGTCCGGGGAGCGGCTGCTGATCCAGGTCGCCGACGACGGTCGGGGCGGGGCCGGGACGCGGGAGGGGACGGGGCTGGCGGGGCTGACCGAGCGGCTGGACGCCGTGGACGGGGTGCTGGTCGTCGACTCCCCCGTCGGGGGCGGGACGACGGTCACGGCCGAGCTGCCCTGGCGCCCCTAG